One Festucalex cinctus isolate MCC-2025b chromosome 3, RoL_Fcin_1.0, whole genome shotgun sequence DNA window includes the following coding sequences:
- the sinhcaf gene encoding SIN3-HDAC complex-associated factor, whose product MEACMGGACALASTTLQSGPQAQTSTRDAVVPLKTPTLYRILLCFRQLCKMFGFHKPKMYRSLDGCCICRAKSSSSRFTDSKRYEKDFRSCFGLSETRSGEICNACVLLVKRWKKLPVGTKKNWNHVVDARGGPSLKLTSRPKKIKSLTKKACPSQINRLQKEFKRNNSDAHSTTSSASPAQSPSYSNLSDDGSDTELRQGSGRSPVFSFLDLTYWKRQKVCCGIIYKGRFGEVLIDPHLFKPCCRKKQEQQQRHEDEDEEEEEEDGDDDVEEEEEEVEVEGGQVEDVSVSRVTSPSKEEQQAKETMTTAQLCVTLVTTSEEGW is encoded by the exons ATGGAGGCGTGTATGGGCGGCGCATGCGCACTCGCGTCCACAACTCTCCAGTCCGGCCCACAGGCGCAGACATCAACAAGAGACGCCGTAGTCCCGTTGAAAACACCAACACTGTACCGAATACTACTTTGTTTTCGTCAACTTTGCAAG atgtttggcttccacaAGCCGAAAATGTACAGGAGTTTGGACGGCTGCTGCATTTGCCGAGCAAAGTCGTCCAGCTCTCGTTTCACAGACAGCAAGCGTTACGAGAAAGACTTCAGGAGCTGTTTCGG ATTGAGTGAAACACGTTCTGGAGAGATCTGCAACGCTTGCGTGCTCCTGGTGAAGCGATGGAAAAAGCTACCGGTGGGAACCAAGAAGAACTGGAATCAT GTGGTTGATGCTCGAGGTGGTCCCAGTCTAAAGTTGACCTCCAGGCCCAAGAAGATCAAATCCCTCACCAAGAAAGCCTGTCCAAGCCAGATTAACAGGCTGCAGAAAGAGTTCAAAAGAAACA ATTCAGACGCCCACAGTACCACCTCCAGCGCGTCCCCAGCTCAGTCTCCCAGCTACAGCAACTTGTCCGATGATGGCTCGGACACTGAGCTCAGACAAGGGTCTGGCCGCTCGCCTGTCTTCTCCTTCCTGGACCTCACCTATTGGAAGAG ACAAAAGGTGTGCTGCGGAATCATCTACAAGGGTCGCTTTGGTGAGGTCCTCATTGACCCTCACCTGTTCAAGCCATGCTGTCGCAAGAAACAGGAGCAGCAACAGCGGCAcgaggatgaggatgaagaagaggaggaagaggatggtgatgatgatgtggaggaggaggaggaagaggtggAAGTTGAGGGAGGGCAGGTGGAAGACGTGTCCGTCAGCCGAGTGACGTCCCCGTCCAAGGAGGAGCAGCAGGCGAAGGAGACGATGACAACAGCACAGCTATGCGTCACCTTGGTGACGACATCAGAAGAAGGCTGGTAA